A stretch of Limanda limanda chromosome 7, fLimLim1.1, whole genome shotgun sequence DNA encodes these proteins:
- the ptges3a gene encoding prostaglandin E synthase 3 isoform X1, with product MQPAAAKWYDRRDCVYVEFCVEDSKEVKVQFDKTKIDFCCLAGADKIKHENTLDLFAEIDPKGSKHRRTGRSVLCRLQKAEGGKPWPRLTKDKPKCNWLSVDFSNWKDWEDDSDEDLSRYDKFSEMMNGMEGDDLCDLDEQSPDGEAE from the exons GTGTTTATGTAGAGTTCTGCGTGGAGGACAGTAAGGAGGTGAAGGTACAGTTCGACAAGACCAAAATAGATTTTTG CTGTCTTGCTGGAGCAGATAAAATCAAGCACGAAAATACATTGGACCTTTTCGCAGAGATCGACCCCAAA GGATCTAAACACAGACGCACTGGCAGGTCTGTGTTGTGTCGTTTGCAAAAAGCAGAGGGTGGGAAACCATGGCCACGACTCACCAAAGACAAGCCAAAG TGCAACTGGCTGAGTGTGGATTTCAGTAACTGGAAAGACTGGGAAGATGACTCGGATGAGGATTTGTCGAGATATGACAAATTCTCAGAG ATGATGAACGGCATGGAAGGAGATGATCTATGTGATCTAGATGAG CAGTCTCCAGACGGTGAAGCTGAAT aA
- the ptges3a gene encoding prostaglandin E synthase 3 isoform X2 has product MQPAAAKWYDRRDCVYVEFCVEDSKEVKVQFDKTKIDFCCLAGADKIKHENTLDLFAEIDPKGSKHRRTGRSVLCRLQKAEGGKPWPRLTKDKPKCNWLSVDFSNWKDWEDDSDEDLSRYDKFSEMMNGMEGDDLCDLDESPDGEAE; this is encoded by the exons GTGTTTATGTAGAGTTCTGCGTGGAGGACAGTAAGGAGGTGAAGGTACAGTTCGACAAGACCAAAATAGATTTTTG CTGTCTTGCTGGAGCAGATAAAATCAAGCACGAAAATACATTGGACCTTTTCGCAGAGATCGACCCCAAA GGATCTAAACACAGACGCACTGGCAGGTCTGTGTTGTGTCGTTTGCAAAAAGCAGAGGGTGGGAAACCATGGCCACGACTCACCAAAGACAAGCCAAAG TGCAACTGGCTGAGTGTGGATTTCAGTAACTGGAAAGACTGGGAAGATGACTCGGATGAGGATTTGTCGAGATATGACAAATTCTCAGAG ATGATGAACGGCATGGAAGGAGATGATCTATGTGATCTAGATGAG TCTCCAGACGGTGAAGCTGAAT aA